Proteins from a single region of Chitinibacter bivalviorum:
- a CDS encoding RecQ family ATP-dependent DNA helicase, whose amino-acid sequence MFGAKLSIGYSYEVNRLMSVPNPKALIFDLEVIPGINNAPDKIIKIGALRPDINESLELKVSAKNLAAALQELDRLSVGASFVMGHNILEHDLPILRAIAPELALLNLPVIDTLRLSPLAFPQNPYHRLIKNYKLIRDSINSPLADCHATLTLFNDQRQAFEKLNEISKEELRVYHALIAAQPGPGLGNYMLSQTHQKAPDLDELRAMIPELLRENDPTLARDLKVCRQRLSRLVNDDLSNPAMYWPIAYSIAWLRVSGGNSVLAPWVRYQFPEVTALLIDLRDKPCGDPKCQYCSTTHNPEHELKRYFGYDSFRPVPKNQTGESLQRDIVLAGMRGEHVLAILPTGGGKSLCYQIPALNRFHRNGGLTVIISPLQSLMKDQVDGMVANNIQSAATLNGMLTMPERADTLEKIQMGDVGILLVSPEQFRNKAFRSAIEHRQINAWIFDEAHCLSKWGNDFRPDYLYASRFIRDFSGTHPISPIGCFTATAKLEVLDDINEHFKRELNVELTPFKGGHERTNLDFEVMPSSKGEKWHRTHQLLKAELEHTKGGAVVFVASRKSAEELAEFLKKQSWACQHFHAGIPPQLKKDIQDEFIQGELRVIVATNAFGMGVDKSDIRIVIHAEIPGSLENYLQEAGRAGRDQEHARCVLLYDPSDIETQFRLSERSRLTKNDIEQILKKLRNAAKRRHDGQLIITAGEILNDQYVHTSFEADDRDAETKVATAVAWLERAHFLQRNENNTQVFPAKLKHQTVEEAIATLKSAELPERRKQEYTSILSILYDAKADDRVSTDQLMLHTGLTQDEVTAILRQLENMGLLINDTQITLYLRVGIAGASDSRLKNSISLEVALFAELREWATDADQGEWQDINLPALTTKLSAVLQRQVLPLQVSQLLQTLSQDTDEEGRHRGSFDIRQHSRDQLKICIKGKNRTWSDIEEMAEKRRVIAQKILEFLLGKLPAGTKGSDKLVETTLGELVDVITLDLELSTLTRPEKRIAAIQHVLLYLHHEDVLVLNHGMTVMRRAMTIKINDEQLRRYQKDDYQPLEEHYSEKRVQVHVMREYAEVAIKEMADAIKLVMDYFTLPKRDFIKRYFGHKKEILELATSESSFRKIVDPLSRSQHPIVTDENDTNRLVLAGPGSGKTRVIVHRVAFLLRVKRIPASSIIVLTFNRHAANEIRKRLYALVGSDAFGLTVLTYHAMAMRLMGISFGGRNDVAETEIEQVLHNAVLLLEGKLNAEGEDELRDKLLEGYRYIMVDEYQDIDDWQYRLVSALAGRLSSEDGKLTILAVGDDDQNVYSWRETSNLYIEQFCNDYQAEQRFLVENYRSTRNIIDAANSVIVANEGRLKSEHPIRIDDNRAADLLGGRWQEIDGERRGQVLRLRISGHDREHGNIQCQAAISELRRLIQLEEGSNWSDCAILARTNHYLLPFQAWSEQNHIPYIMAADKERQIPITRQQDFVRALDAVRQLQQKEITITDAFRIMLERCTEPDWIDYFTKASEQLTAEFGDCQLSIEMLVDWLYDYARETKRSNSGLYLGTVHSAKGLEFKHVVVLDGGWNKETEDERRLYYVGMTRAQQTLTLCEFADKKHLFSKLLDRTTCMMREAREYKIDPQLNMRYHSLSLREIDLGYAGRKPSTHDIHQQIAALKYGDRLAVRQLVDGRYEFLDQFEQVVGRTAQKFSLQQECDFAEVNAIVVMDKLAQKEEYQASCKMDQWAVVVPRIVGSSNKLEIPTPNNAFAAEY is encoded by the coding sequence ATGTTTGGTGCAAAATTAAGCATTGGCTACTCCTACGAAGTTAATCGCTTAATGTCAGTTCCAAACCCTAAAGCACTGATCTTTGATCTGGAGGTCATACCAGGCATAAATAACGCACCAGATAAAATCATCAAAATTGGAGCTTTGCGCCCGGACATTAATGAGTCCTTGGAACTGAAGGTTTCCGCAAAAAATCTCGCCGCTGCATTGCAAGAGTTGGATCGACTTTCGGTTGGTGCTAGCTTTGTGATGGGACACAATATACTTGAACATGATTTACCCATTTTGAGGGCCATAGCCCCCGAACTGGCGTTATTGAATCTACCGGTAATTGATACTCTGCGACTATCACCCTTAGCCTTCCCACAAAACCCCTATCATCGCCTCATCAAGAATTACAAACTCATTCGAGACAGTATTAACTCACCCCTTGCTGATTGCCATGCAACGTTGACTTTGTTTAATGATCAGCGCCAGGCATTTGAAAAGCTAAATGAAATTTCCAAGGAAGAGTTACGTGTTTACCATGCCTTAATTGCAGCTCAACCAGGGCCCGGATTAGGTAATTACATGCTCTCGCAAACACATCAGAAAGCACCCGATCTTGATGAGTTAAGAGCAATGATTCCGGAACTCTTACGTGAAAACGACCCTACTTTGGCTCGAGATTTAAAAGTCTGCCGACAACGGTTATCAAGACTAGTAAACGATGATCTAAGTAATCCAGCAATGTATTGGCCTATTGCATACTCGATTGCATGGTTGCGAGTATCTGGTGGCAACTCCGTCTTGGCGCCGTGGGTCCGCTATCAATTCCCTGAAGTCACCGCCCTGCTTATAGATCTGCGTGATAAACCCTGTGGTGACCCCAAGTGCCAATACTGCAGTACGACGCACAATCCAGAGCATGAATTGAAGCGATACTTTGGCTATGACTCATTTCGTCCTGTACCAAAAAATCAAACCGGCGAAAGTTTGCAACGAGACATCGTCTTGGCAGGGATGAGAGGTGAACATGTTCTGGCCATTCTTCCTACGGGTGGAGGCAAATCACTTTGCTATCAAATCCCGGCATTAAACCGCTTCCATCGTAATGGCGGTTTAACAGTAATCATTTCCCCGCTGCAATCCTTAATGAAGGATCAAGTGGATGGCATGGTGGCGAATAATATTCAAAGTGCAGCTACGCTCAATGGCATGCTCACAATGCCTGAACGTGCAGATACGCTTGAAAAAATTCAGATGGGTGATGTCGGTATTCTGCTTGTTTCCCCTGAGCAGTTCCGAAACAAAGCATTTCGCAGTGCGATCGAGCATCGCCAGATCAATGCTTGGATTTTTGATGAGGCTCACTGTCTGTCTAAATGGGGGAATGATTTCAGGCCAGATTATCTGTATGCATCCCGTTTTATTCGCGATTTCAGTGGTACACATCCGATTTCACCGATCGGCTGCTTTACTGCCACAGCCAAGCTAGAAGTACTGGATGACATCAATGAGCATTTCAAACGTGAACTTAATGTTGAATTAACACCTTTCAAAGGTGGCCACGAACGTACTAATCTCGACTTCGAAGTGATGCCAAGCAGCAAGGGCGAAAAATGGCATCGAACACACCAATTACTCAAGGCAGAACTCGAACACACAAAAGGTGGAGCGGTCGTATTTGTTGCGAGCAGGAAGTCTGCAGAGGAGCTGGCTGAGTTTTTGAAGAAACAAAGTTGGGCATGCCAGCATTTTCATGCGGGCATTCCTCCTCAGCTAAAAAAAGATATCCAAGATGAATTTATTCAAGGTGAGTTACGTGTCATTGTCGCAACCAATGCTTTCGGCATGGGGGTTGATAAATCGGATATTCGTATTGTCATTCATGCAGAAATTCCTGGCTCATTGGAAAATTACTTACAGGAAGCAGGACGGGCGGGTAGAGATCAAGAGCACGCACGTTGTGTGCTGCTTTATGACCCGTCTGACATTGAGACCCAATTTCGCTTAAGCGAGCGCTCTCGGCTAACTAAAAATGATATCGAGCAGATACTAAAAAAACTGCGAAATGCGGCGAAACGCCGTCATGATGGTCAGCTCATTATCACAGCGGGGGAGATATTGAATGATCAATACGTTCATACCAGCTTTGAAGCGGATGATCGCGATGCAGAAACAAAAGTAGCAACTGCGGTAGCGTGGCTAGAACGCGCTCACTTTCTTCAGCGTAATGAAAATAACACCCAAGTTTTTCCTGCAAAGCTAAAACACCAAACCGTAGAAGAAGCTATTGCAACCCTGAAGTCAGCAGAATTACCCGAACGTAGAAAGCAAGAATACACCTCAATTCTCTCAATACTGTATGACGCAAAAGCGGATGATCGTGTTAGTACAGATCAGTTGATGCTGCATACAGGTTTGACTCAGGATGAAGTCACCGCTATTTTGCGCCAGCTAGAAAATATGGGCTTATTGATCAACGACACCCAAATCACGCTGTACTTGAGGGTGGGGATTGCAGGAGCATCGGACAGTAGGTTGAAAAATTCAATTTCCCTTGAGGTGGCGTTATTTGCCGAGCTTCGAGAATGGGCAACGGATGCAGATCAAGGTGAATGGCAAGATATTAATCTTCCGGCATTAACGACAAAACTAAGTGCCGTTTTACAGCGGCAAGTTCTACCGCTGCAAGTATCTCAGTTACTTCAAACGTTATCTCAAGATACCGATGAGGAAGGTCGTCATCGAGGTAGTTTCGACATCCGTCAACACAGTCGCGATCAGCTCAAGATTTGCATAAAGGGCAAGAACAGAACTTGGTCGGACATCGAAGAAATGGCGGAGAAACGCCGTGTCATAGCTCAAAAAATACTTGAATTTTTGCTTGGTAAGTTGCCTGCAGGTACGAAAGGGAGCGACAAACTCGTTGAAACCACGCTTGGTGAATTGGTAGATGTGATCACGCTTGATCTTGAGCTATCAACTCTAACTCGTCCTGAAAAACGTATCGCGGCCATTCAACATGTATTGCTGTATTTGCACCACGAAGACGTACTTGTCCTGAATCACGGCATGACAGTCATGCGTCGAGCCATGACGATCAAAATCAATGATGAACAACTTCGTCGCTACCAGAAGGATGATTATCAACCACTGGAAGAGCACTACTCAGAAAAGCGTGTTCAAGTCCATGTGATGCGCGAATATGCCGAAGTCGCAATCAAGGAAATGGCCGATGCAATCAAATTAGTCATGGACTATTTCACCTTACCCAAGCGTGACTTCATCAAACGCTATTTTGGCCATAAGAAAGAGATTCTCGAGTTAGCGACCAGCGAGTCTTCGTTTAGAAAAATCGTCGATCCATTGAGCCGCTCGCAACATCCAATTGTGACTGACGAGAATGACACTAACCGCCTCGTGTTGGCAGGTCCTGGCTCAGGAAAGACTAGGGTGATCGTTCATCGCGTAGCCTTTCTGCTTAGAGTCAAACGCATTCCAGCTAGTAGCATTATTGTACTTACCTTCAATAGACATGCTGCGAATGAGATTCGCAAACGCTTGTACGCCCTCGTTGGAAGCGATGCTTTTGGCCTCACTGTTTTGACTTATCACGCGATGGCGATGCGCCTGATGGGCATCAGTTTCGGGGGGCGAAATGACGTTGCCGAGACTGAAATTGAGCAGGTACTCCACAACGCTGTTTTGCTTTTAGAGGGCAAACTCAATGCAGAGGGCGAGGATGAGCTTCGCGATAAACTACTCGAAGGCTATCGCTATATCATGGTCGATGAATATCAGGATATTGACGATTGGCAGTATCGCCTCGTTTCTGCATTAGCTGGCCGGTTATCATCAGAAGATGGCAAGCTAACCATTTTGGCCGTTGGAGACGACGATCAGAACGTATATTCTTGGCGCGAAACTAGTAATTTATACATTGAACAGTTCTGCAATGATTATCAGGCAGAGCAGCGGTTCCTCGTTGAAAACTATCGCTCGACAAGAAACATCATTGACGCTGCGAACTCAGTGATTGTCGCAAACGAAGGACGCCTTAAGAGTGAGCATCCGATTCGGATTGATGACAATCGCGCAGCGGATCTTCTTGGAGGACGCTGGCAAGAGATTGATGGCGAAAGGCGCGGCCAGGTACTTCGCTTGCGTATTTCGGGGCACGATCGAGAGCATGGAAATATTCAATGCCAAGCAGCGATCTCGGAATTGCGTCGTTTAATTCAACTCGAAGAAGGTAGCAACTGGAGCGATTGCGCAATCCTTGCTAGAACCAATCATTATCTATTGCCATTTCAAGCATGGAGCGAGCAAAACCATATTCCGTACATTATGGCGGCGGATAAAGAACGCCAAATTCCAATTACTCGCCAACAAGATTTTGTGCGGGCCCTTGATGCTGTTCGCCAGCTACAGCAAAAAGAAATCACTATTACAGATGCGTTCCGCATCATGCTTGAGCGATGCACTGAGCCAGATTGGATAGATTACTTTACGAAAGCGAGCGAACAACTGACTGCTGAGTTTGGCGACTGCCAACTCTCGATTGAGATGCTGGTTGATTGGCTCTATGACTATGCACGAGAAACAAAGCGCAGTAATTCGGGGCTCTATTTAGGAACGGTACATTCAGCCAAAGGACTCGAGTTCAAGCATGTTGTTGTACTCGATGGTGGTTGGAATAAAGAAACTGAAGATGAAAGACGGCTCTACTATGTAGGCATGACCCGTGCCCAACAAACGCTGACTCTGTGTGAATTCGCAGATAAAAAGCATTTATTCAGCAAACTGCTAGACCGCACTACTTGCATGATGCGAGAAGCACGGGAGTATAAAATTGATCCACAACTCAATATGCGCTACCACTCGTTGTCCTTACGAGAAATTGATTTGGGATATGCCGGTAGAAAACCTTCTACACATGATATTCACCAACAAATAGCTGCGTTGAAATATGGTGATCGACTTGCTGTTCGGCAGCTAGTTGATGGTCGATATGAGTTTCTTGATCAATTTGAACAAGTTGTTGGTCGCACAGCCCAGAAATTTAGTCTTCAGCAAGAATGTGATTTTGCCGAAGTGAATGCCATTGTCGTGATGGATAAGCTGGCTCAAAAGGAAGAATATCAAGCCAGTTGCAAAATGGATCAATGGGCGGTCGTTGTACCTCGCATCGTAGGAAGTTCGAATAAGCTTGAGATCCCAACGCCTAACAATGCCTTTGCAGCAGAGTATTAA
- a CDS encoding DUF2939 domain-containing protein produces MRVFVLCVFYAVFGFIYVLSPYWMMIQVGSAIQNKDAEAVIKHVNLAALGQQLAKFQQSLLAVQDKVRAQVKRNNPNMNDEQINQLVNGHFSINAGSIDARAVSKKLVPELNNVQLDKISTVQTNNNWLENINLNFSLLPLGLTLPLTPEKLINALIAQQERGSSEGLSLLGLLLRCEYIDSQHMKVKLFSRAGVDSGLVLVREGWFEWKINRIVIW; encoded by the coding sequence ATGCGTGTTTTTGTCCTTTGTGTTTTTTACGCTGTCTTTGGCTTTATATATGTGCTTTCTCCATATTGGATGATGATCCAAGTTGGCTCTGCCATTCAAAATAAAGATGCTGAGGCAGTCATTAAGCACGTCAATCTAGCTGCGCTAGGGCAGCAACTAGCTAAATTTCAGCAATCCTTGCTTGCCGTACAAGACAAGGTTAGAGCTCAGGTTAAGCGAAACAACCCAAACATGAACGATGAACAGATCAACCAACTGGTTAACGGTCATTTTTCAATTAATGCAGGTTCGATCGATGCACGTGCTGTTAGTAAAAAACTAGTTCCTGAACTTAACAATGTACAGTTGGATAAAATCTCAACAGTTCAGACGAATAACAATTGGTTAGAAAACATAAATCTTAACTTTTCACTGTTACCTCTCGGGCTAACTTTACCGCTTACCCCAGAAAAATTGATCAATGCCTTGATTGCACAGCAGGAGCGGGGAAGCTCGGAGGGGCTTTCTTTGTTGGGGTTACTGTTACGCTGTGAGTACATCGATAGCCAACATATGAAAGTAAAGTTGTTCAGTCGAGCGGGGGTAGATTCTGGTTTGGTGTTAGTACGTGAAGGATGGTTTGAGTGGAAAATCAATCGCATTGTTATTTGGTAG
- a CDS encoding BPSL0761 family protein, producing the protein MTTSTERTLATLSAIQLLHDIKSNADVPEELRKRAEQVLRHFPKPMDLVSLASFCDRYPLGPHLFCANDPSTPLLGQLLTQMSKYDFK; encoded by the coding sequence ATGACGACATCAACCGAACGTACCCTTGCTACACTCAGTGCGATACAGTTGCTTCATGACATCAAATCAAACGCTGATGTACCTGAAGAGCTTCGAAAGCGTGCCGAACAAGTGCTAAGGCATTTTCCCAAGCCCATGGATCTTGTCTCTCTAGCCAGTTTTTGCGATCGTTACCCCTTGGGGCCGCACTTGTTTTGTGCAAATGACCCGTCAACACCTTTATTAGGGCAGTTGCTCACTCAAATGAGTAAGTATGACTTCAAGTAA
- the parS gene encoding type II RES/Xre toxin-antitoxin system antitoxin encodes MSITIDYLNCSVAEKISEIRAGLSADEVDNLISQFQLDPIDLASMLGLNSRALLKVVKRKSKLDPDISERLLRLVRVGQHTSEIFGDSVSAGRWLTHPHTSLDQATPLSMLDTAYGEQLVERVLCSIEHGLPI; translated from the coding sequence ATGTCAATTACGATCGATTATTTGAATTGCTCGGTAGCTGAGAAAATTTCAGAGATTAGGGCTGGACTTAGTGCTGATGAGGTGGATAACTTAATAAGCCAGTTTCAACTCGATCCGATCGATCTTGCTAGTATGCTTGGCCTGAACTCACGTGCTTTGCTGAAAGTAGTTAAGCGCAAAAGCAAGCTGGATCCAGACATTAGCGAGCGTTTGCTGCGTCTGGTTCGGGTTGGCCAGCACACTTCTGAAATTTTTGGCGATTCAGTTTCTGCTGGGCGCTGGCTCACGCACCCTCATACATCGCTTGATCAGGCGACGCCGCTTTCAATGCTTGATACTGCCTATGGTGAGCAGTTAGTAGAGCGAGTTCTGTGCTCCATTGAACATGGGCTTCCGATTTGA
- a CDS encoding helix-turn-helix domain-containing protein encodes MDTTAAFAMALKSIRKAKKMSQEDLQDVCSRVYISQLERGLKNPTLAMIEGLAEQMQVQPLTLMLKAYSLKHPHLSPEQLMQISIEELKQIE; translated from the coding sequence GTGGATACAACAGCTGCATTTGCGATGGCCTTGAAATCCATTCGGAAAGCAAAAAAGATGAGTCAAGAAGACCTACAAGATGTTTGCTCGAGGGTTTACATCTCACAACTGGAACGCGGCTTGAAAAATCCAACTTTGGCGATGATTGAGGGCTTAGCAGAGCAAATGCAGGTACAGCCGTTAACGCTAATGCTCAAAGCTTATTCACTTAAGCACCCGCATTTATCACCAGAGCAGTTGATGCAAATTTCAATTGAAGAACTAAAACAGATTGAGTAG
- a CDS encoding 3'-5' exoribonuclease: MRVFVDTEFTDFVQIDLISIALVSEDGREFYAERNDYRAEDCSDFVREAVLPLLGRIEGATCNRTELTQRLRAWFEELPEPATLMFDYFADWELLADAFLGDEYDQPPKNVGEKQMLTSEFIGNPIFQRALYNSFTPEWPAHHALVDARAFRHAFVALLQAS, encoded by the coding sequence ATGCGCGTATTTGTCGATACTGAATTTACTGATTTCGTGCAAATCGATCTGATCAGTATTGCGCTGGTGAGTGAAGATGGTCGGGAGTTCTATGCCGAGCGCAATGACTATCGCGCAGAAGATTGCAGCGACTTTGTACGGGAAGCGGTACTACCGTTGCTTGGGCGCATTGAAGGCGCTACATGTAATCGAACTGAGCTCACGCAACGGCTTCGGGCTTGGTTTGAAGAACTCCCTGAGCCGGCCACGCTGATGTTCGATTACTTTGCGGATTGGGAACTGCTGGCCGATGCTTTTTTAGGGGATGAATATGATCAGCCCCCTAAAAACGTTGGCGAGAAGCAGATGCTCACCAGTGAATTCATTGGCAATCCGATTTTTCAGCGGGCACTCTACAATTCATTCACACCTGAATGGCCAGCCCATCATGCACTTGTTGATGCGCGTGCATTTCGACATGCATTTGTTGCTCTGCTGCAAGCTAGCTAA
- a CDS encoding helix-turn-helix domain-containing protein: protein MKKGRPSFKLDTQYLRRLRKERQLTQSAMSKAISSHYPSWGCNGQSSEETMTADYQRIEAKGRTSPQVAEVIAKVLDVPIAFLQGEVLPDSAEYLKKITLLLNDQIATGENKKLMLAYSEFEKANAGKGLERLAEDISKRIEVVQLGRNPSELADLIEYTGLSKTEILMPANCDGHWFVTTTFRESYRVDILQSTVGIWGYICDRFKEFPRLPTSDESVRIWRDGFWYRIEIYFPLCHSPARIDFVRCEANEHGVRWCKPMQRDELSILSLLKDWSFHSFNFSTLFDGAPTPQTVEQLRFKIIEFENGSYGDVIDTQYVAVDLDEFRIHQDRNKNRGHSHRLLTEWLLYELKNKLYPILITYPSEYWSVSGGEHIEIFLKPSYADRHIGIGIRYRIQLVEELPSGKNESAPWRYVDIERAKKTIESWLISSRN from the coding sequence ATGAAAAAAGGCCGGCCATCATTCAAGCTAGATACTCAGTACTTACGCAGACTTCGCAAAGAACGACAGCTCACCCAGAGCGCAATGTCTAAAGCTATTTCCTCTCACTATCCTAGCTGGGGTTGTAATGGTCAAAGTTCAGAGGAAACGATGACCGCCGACTATCAGCGTATTGAAGCAAAAGGACGCACAAGCCCGCAGGTTGCAGAGGTAATTGCAAAAGTATTGGATGTTCCAATTGCATTTCTTCAAGGAGAAGTACTTCCTGATTCTGCTGAATACCTTAAGAAAATTACACTATTGCTTAATGATCAGATTGCCACGGGAGAAAACAAAAAACTAATGTTGGCGTATTCAGAATTTGAGAAGGCAAACGCAGGAAAAGGGCTTGAGCGCTTAGCCGAAGACATCAGTAAGCGCATAGAAGTTGTACAACTTGGCCGGAACCCTTCTGAGCTTGCGGATCTCATTGAATATACAGGGTTAAGCAAAACTGAAATTCTTATGCCTGCAAATTGTGATGGGCATTGGTTTGTAACGACAACCTTTCGAGAAAGTTATCGTGTTGACATTCTGCAAAGTACGGTGGGTATTTGGGGTTATATTTGCGATCGCTTTAAAGAGTTTCCCCGCCTGCCAACTTCAGACGAAAGTGTTCGAATTTGGCGCGACGGATTTTGGTACCGAATTGAAATATATTTTCCATTATGCCATAGCCCCGCACGCATTGATTTTGTTCGTTGTGAGGCGAATGAACATGGTGTTCGATGGTGTAAACCGATGCAGCGAGATGAGCTGTCCATCTTATCCCTGTTAAAGGATTGGTCATTCCATTCCTTTAATTTCAGCACTCTCTTTGATGGGGCTCCTACACCACAGACAGTTGAGCAATTGCGATTCAAAATAATCGAATTTGAAAATGGTAGCTATGGCGACGTTATCGATACTCAATATGTCGCTGTAGATTTAGATGAGTTCCGTATCCATCAGGATCGTAATAAAAATCGTGGACACAGTCACCGTCTGCTTACTGAATGGCTACTCTATGAGCTGAAGAACAAGCTGTATCCGATTTTGATAACGTATCCGTCTGAATATTGGTCGGTTTCAGGGGGCGAGCATATTGAAATTTTCCTTAAACCATCATACGCGGATCGACACATTGGTATTGGAATCCGTTATCGGATCCAATTAGTAGAAGAACTTCCATCAGGAAAAAATGAGTCTGCTCCATGGCGTTATGTAGATATCGAGCGAGCAAAGAAAACAATTGAATCTTGGCTAATCTCTTCGCGAAATTAG